In Streptomyces durocortorensis, a genomic segment contains:
- the dnaJ gene encoding molecular chaperone DnaJ, with amino-acid sequence MSTKDFVEKDYYKVLGVPKDATDAEIKKAYRKLARENHPDANKGDAKAEERFKEISEANDVLGDAKRRKEYDEARALFGNGGFRAGPGGAGGNFNFDLGDLFGGGAPGGGQGGAGGGFGGGGGLGDVFGGLFNRGGTGSRVQPRRGQDVESEVTLSFTEAVDGATVPLRMSSQAPCKACSGTGDKNGTPRVCPTCVGTGQVSRGSGGGFSLTDPCVDCKGRGLIAQDPCEVCKGSGRAKSARTMQVRIPAGVSDGQRIRLRGKGGPGERGGPAGDLYVVVHVGAHPVFGRKGDNLTVTVPVTYPEATLGGEVKVPTLGGPPVTLKLPPGTPNGRTMRARGKGAVRKDGTRGDLLVTVEVAVPTSLGQEARDALEAYRKATADEDPRAELFQAAKGA; translated from the coding sequence GACGCCAACAAGGGTGACGCCAAGGCGGAGGAGCGCTTCAAGGAGATCTCCGAGGCGAACGACGTCCTCGGCGACGCCAAGCGGCGCAAGGAGTACGACGAGGCGCGCGCCCTCTTCGGCAACGGTGGCTTCCGCGCCGGTCCCGGTGGTGCCGGCGGCAACTTCAACTTCGACCTGGGCGACCTCTTCGGCGGGGGCGCACCGGGCGGCGGACAGGGCGGCGCGGGCGGCGGCTTCGGCGGCGGGGGCGGTCTCGGAGACGTCTTCGGCGGGCTGTTCAACCGCGGCGGCACGGGCAGCCGTGTCCAACCGCGGCGCGGCCAGGACGTCGAGTCCGAGGTGACGCTCAGCTTCACCGAGGCGGTCGACGGGGCCACAGTCCCGCTGCGGATGTCCAGCCAGGCGCCCTGCAAGGCGTGTTCCGGCACCGGTGACAAGAACGGCACCCCCAGGGTCTGCCCGACCTGCGTCGGCACCGGCCAGGTCTCGCGCGGCAGCGGCGGCGGTTTCTCGCTCACCGACCCCTGTGTGGACTGCAAGGGCCGGGGCCTCATCGCCCAGGACCCCTGCGAGGTCTGCAAGGGCAGCGGCCGGGCGAAGTCGGCCCGGACCATGCAGGTCAGGATTCCGGCGGGCGTCTCCGACGGCCAGCGGATCAGGCTGCGCGGCAAGGGCGGCCCGGGCGAGCGCGGCGGTCCGGCGGGCGACCTGTACGTCGTCGTGCACGTCGGCGCCCACCCGGTCTTCGGCCGCAAGGGCGACAATCTCACGGTCACCGTGCCCGTCACGTATCCGGAGGCGACGCTCGGCGGCGAGGTCAAGGTCCCCACCCTCGGCGGCCCCCCGGTCACCCTGAAGCTTCCCCCGGGCACCCCCAACGGGCGTACGATGCGCGCCCGGGGCAAGGGCGCGGTGCGCAAGGACGGCACCCGCGGCGACCTCCTGGTCACCGTGGAGGTCGCGGTCCCCACCTCCCTCGGCCAGGAGGCCAGGGACGCGCTGGAGGCCTACCGGAAGGCGACCGCGGACGAGGACCCGCGGGCGGAACTGTTCCAGGCCGCGAAGGGAGCTTGA